One genomic segment of Eikenella corrodens includes these proteins:
- a CDS encoding ParB/RepB/Spo0J family partition protein: protein MAKPKSGLGGRGLDSLLAGAVGDSSGDRLTSVPVRDIKPGRYQPRSQMDDEGLQELADSIKAQGVIQPVIVREHGLSQYELIAGERRWRASQLAGLAEIPVVIKSIGDEAALAIGLIENIQRENLNPIEEAQGLKRLVDEFGLTHETVAKAVGRSRSAVSNSLRLLALPEPVQEMLFLRQLEMGHARALLSLPVMEQLSLAQKAVKNGWSVREVERRSQLVQQAPQEKKSKTVSPDIRYLNEALTEKLGVRAEVQTANHKRGKVVLHFDSPETFARLMQQLDVKLPD from the coding sequence ATGGCAAAACCGAAAAGCGGCCTCGGCGGCCGGGGCTTGGATTCTTTGTTGGCCGGTGCGGTGGGCGACAGCAGCGGCGACAGGCTGACCAGTGTGCCGGTGCGCGACATCAAGCCGGGGCGCTATCAGCCTCGTTCGCAAATGGACGACGAAGGCTTGCAGGAGCTGGCCGATTCGATTAAGGCGCAGGGCGTGATTCAGCCAGTTATCGTGCGCGAGCACGGCCTGTCGCAATACGAGCTGATTGCCGGCGAGCGCCGTTGGCGCGCCAGTCAGCTGGCGGGTTTGGCCGAAATTCCGGTGGTGATTAAAAGCATCGGCGACGAAGCGGCACTGGCGATAGGCTTGATTGAAAATATCCAGCGTGAAAACCTCAATCCGATTGAAGAGGCTCAGGGTTTGAAGCGTTTGGTGGATGAATTCGGCCTCACGCATGAAACCGTGGCCAAGGCAGTAGGGCGCAGCCGAAGTGCGGTGTCGAACAGCCTGCGCCTGTTGGCTTTGCCCGAACCGGTGCAGGAAATGCTGTTTTTACGCCAGCTGGAAATGGGGCACGCGCGGGCCTTGTTGTCGCTGCCGGTGATGGAACAGCTGTCCTTGGCGCAGAAGGCGGTAAAAAACGGCTGGTCGGTGCGCGAGGTGGAACGGCGCAGCCAGCTGGTGCAACAGGCGCCACAGGAGAAGAAATCGAAAACCGTCAGCCCGGATATACGTTACCTGAACGAGGCGCTTACGGAAAAGCTGGGTGTGCGCGCGGAAGTACAAACTGCCAACCACAAACGGGGTAAGGTGGTGTTGCATTTCGACAGCCCGGAAACTTTTGCGCGGCTGATGCAGCAGTTGGATGTGAAGTTACCTGATTGA
- a CDS encoding 16S rRNA (uracil(1498)-N(3))-methyltransferase, translating into MPRFYVPQTFVAGEVLRLPENVCRHIQVLRLQAGAPLVLFDGQGQAVAAELLEIGRKQAMARVDKLLTESRESPLAVTLIQAVSASEKMDFAVQKGTELGVKRIVPTVSMRSNVRLSGERAEKKVRRWQEIAISACEQCGRNEVPPVAPIVDLAQVLAALPADSGARLLLSPHGGVPLRSLPPVQSSVLLIGPEGGLTAEEEDLARSYGFQAVQLGARVLRTETAALAALAAMQALWGDF; encoded by the coding sequence ATGCCGCGTTTTTATGTTCCGCAAACTTTTGTTGCCGGCGAGGTGCTGAGGCTACCTGAAAATGTGTGCCGGCATATCCAAGTGCTGCGCTTGCAGGCGGGTGCACCGCTGGTGTTGTTTGACGGGCAGGGGCAGGCGGTGGCGGCGGAATTGCTGGAAATCGGGCGTAAACAGGCGATGGCGCGGGTGGATAAGTTGCTCACGGAATCGCGCGAATCGCCGCTGGCAGTTACGCTGATTCAGGCAGTGTCGGCTTCAGAGAAAATGGATTTTGCGGTGCAGAAGGGCACGGAATTGGGGGTGAAGCGCATCGTGCCGACGGTTTCCATGCGTTCGAATGTGCGGCTTTCGGGCGAGCGGGCGGAGAAAAAGGTGCGGCGCTGGCAGGAAATTGCCATCTCGGCCTGTGAGCAATGCGGGCGCAACGAAGTGCCGCCGGTGGCACCGATTGTTGATTTAGCGCAGGTGCTGGCTGCGCTGCCGGCCGATTCGGGCGCGCGGCTGCTGTTGAGCCCGCACGGCGGTGTGCCGCTGCGCAGCCTGCCGCCGGTACAAAGCTCGGTGTTGCTGATTGGGCCGGAAGGCGGGTTGACAGCAGAAGAAGAGGATTTGGCACGCTCGTATGGCTTTCAGGCGGTGCAGCTCGGCGCACGGGTGTTGCGCACTGAAACGGCGGCGCTGGCGGCATTGGCGGCGATGCAGGCCTTGTGGGGCGATTTTTAG
- a CDS encoding inositol monophosphatase family protein, whose protein sequence is MLNRLAELVREVAQTAVMPRFLNAAVSTKSDGTRLTEADLHAQAMFAERLPQIINCPMLGEEMSADEQHAMWRHAETGLWVVDPIDGTNNFINGLPHFALSVAYIRHGRAQLGAIFHPMMQEMFTAERGHGAHLNGHPLPLRNTPKKLHESIAGVEVKYLRSGKLASRMQTLHPFGSQRSMGSSTLDWCYLAAGRYDLYLHGGQKLWDYAAGALIYEEAGGRLATLEGDDFWSGEHVFKRSVIAGLQPDLFERWLAWIRANQ, encoded by the coding sequence TTGCTCAACCGTTTAGCAGAACTGGTTCGCGAAGTGGCACAAACTGCCGTGATGCCGCGTTTTCTCAACGCCGCCGTCAGTACCAAAAGCGACGGTACCCGCCTCACCGAAGCCGACCTGCACGCCCAGGCCATGTTTGCCGAACGCCTGCCGCAAATCATCAACTGCCCGATGTTGGGCGAAGAAATGAGTGCCGACGAACAACACGCCATGTGGCGGCATGCCGAAACTGGGCTGTGGGTAGTCGACCCCATCGACGGTACCAACAACTTCATCAACGGCCTGCCACACTTCGCCCTCTCCGTGGCCTATATCCGCCACGGCCGCGCCCAGCTGGGTGCCATTTTCCACCCCATGATGCAGGAAATGTTCACTGCCGAACGCGGTCACGGCGCCCACCTCAACGGCCACCCTCTGCCCTTACGTAACACACCGAAAAAACTGCATGAGTCTATTGCCGGCGTGGAAGTGAAATATCTGCGCTCCGGCAAACTCGCTAGCCGCATGCAAACCCTCCACCCCTTCGGCTCGCAGCGCAGTATGGGCTCCAGCACGCTCGACTGGTGCTACCTCGCCGCCGGCCGCTACGACCTATACCTGCACGGCGGCCAAAAACTGTGGGACTACGCCGCCGGCGCCCTGATTTACGAAGAAGCCGGCGGCCGCCTGGCCACGCTGGAAGGCGACGACTTCTGGAGCGGCGAACACGTTTTCAAACGCTCCGTCATCGCCGGCCTGCAGCCCGACCTGTTTGAGCGCTGGTTGGCCTGGATTCGGGCGAATCAGTAG
- a CDS encoding IS1595-like element ISEco1 family transposase: MRKSRLSQPVQNKLIELFVAGATARTAAELAGVNKNTAAYYFHRLRLLIFNRCEHLEMFDGEVEADESYFGGCRKGKRGRGAAGKVVVFGLLKRNGKVYTITVANTQSATLLPIIREKVRPDSVVYTDCHSAYNVLDVSEFNHLRINHRTCFADRQNHINGIENFWSQAKRHLRKFNGIPKKHFELYLKECEWRFNNNEMKSQIAMLKQMVKDSLT, from the coding sequence ATGAGAAAAAGTCGCCTCAGCCAGCCCGTTCAAAACAAACTGATCGAATTGTTCGTTGCAGGAGCAACCGCCCGTACTGCCGCCGAATTGGCCGGAGTCAATAAAAACACCGCTGCCTACTACTTTCACCGTTTACGCTTGCTTATCTTTAATCGTTGCGAACACTTGGAAATGTTTGATGGCGAAGTAGAAGCAGATGAAAGCTATTTTGGCGGCTGCCGCAAAGGCAAACGCGGTCGCGGAGCAGCCGGAAAAGTGGTGGTATTCGGACTGTTGAAGCGTAACGGTAAGGTTTACACCATTACCGTGGCCAATACTCAGTCGGCTACCCTGCTGCCGATTATCCGGGAGAAGGTAAGGCCGGACAGTGTGGTCTATACTGATTGCCACAGTGCCTACAATGTATTGGATGTTAGCGAGTTTAACCACTTGCGCATCAATCACCGCACCTGTTTTGCAGACAGGCAAAACCACATTAACGGGATTGAGAACTTCTGGAGTCAGGCCAAACGCCATTTGCGTAAATTCAACGGCATTCCGAAAAAGCATTTCGAACTGTATTTGAAAGAGTGCGAATGGCGATTTAACAACAATGAAATGAAATCTCAAATTGCCATGTTAAAACAAATGGTAAAAGATAGTCTAACCTAG
- a CDS encoding symmetrical bis(5'-nucleosyl)-tetraphosphatase has protein sequence MAHYAIGDLQGCFAEFQELLAHIGFNHGRDTLWLVGDIVNRGPQSLDCLRYIKQHESSIRTVLGNHDLHLLAIAYGHGKLKRSDTVGDILDAPDRQVLLDWLRHQPLMLQHGNNLIVHAGIWPQWAAETAQQRAAEVAAALQSRPDWFFAHMYGNKPDSDCADNETERLRFATNVFTRMRALHRDGRMDFDYKATLPEMPSDLMPWFRAPNRQTLGCQTIFGHWSALGLYRGEQVCGIDTGALWGGQLTALDLDTQQIFQVASKQPKKFG, from the coding sequence ATGGCACACTACGCAATCGGCGACCTGCAAGGCTGTTTCGCCGAATTTCAAGAACTGCTCGCCCACATCGGCTTCAACCATGGCCGCGACACCCTTTGGCTGGTGGGCGACATCGTTAACCGCGGCCCCCAATCCCTCGACTGCCTGCGCTACATCAAACAGCACGAAAGCAGCATCCGAACCGTGCTCGGCAACCACGACCTACATCTTTTAGCCATCGCCTATGGCCACGGCAAGCTCAAGCGCAGCGATACCGTGGGCGACATTCTCGATGCTCCCGACCGCCAAGTGCTGCTCGATTGGCTGCGGCACCAGCCCCTGATGCTGCAACACGGCAACAACCTGATCGTGCATGCCGGCATTTGGCCGCAATGGGCGGCCGAAACCGCGCAGCAGCGTGCCGCCGAAGTGGCCGCCGCCCTGCAAAGCCGCCCCGATTGGTTTTTTGCCCATATGTATGGCAACAAGCCCGATAGCGACTGCGCCGATAACGAAACCGAACGCCTGCGCTTTGCCACCAATGTGTTCACCCGCATGCGCGCCCTGCACCGCGACGGCCGCATGGATTTCGACTATAAAGCCACCTTGCCCGAAATGCCATCCGACCTCATGCCCTGGTTCCGCGCACCCAACCGGCAAACCCTTGGCTGTCAAACTATATTCGGCCACTGGTCGGCACTCGGCCTGTATCGCGGCGAGCAGGTATGCGGCATCGATACTGGCGCGCTGTGGGGCGGCCAGCTCACCGCACTGGATTTAGACACGCAGCAGATTTTTCAGGTAGCCTCCAAGCAGCCCAAGAAGTTCGGCTAA